The Silene latifolia isolate original U9 population chromosome Y, ASM4854445v1, whole genome shotgun sequence sequence ACTCctgtgatcagaaaacaccttaaaggtcgccccatatagataGTATCTCCAAATCTTTAAaacaaaaacaactgcacccaactatagatcatgcgtcggataattctcctcataagactTCAGCTGCCTAGAAGAATAGGCAAAAACTTTCCCGCTTTGCATCAACACACagcccaacccattcttcgaagcatccgtatacacctcaaaattctcactcccCTCAGGTAAAGCCAAGACTTGAGCtgtagtcaaacgctcctttagtgTTTGGAACACCGTCTCATAACTTTCATCCcagcgaaacctgttctctttcctcatcaaagttgtcataggtctggcgaaCTTTGAAAAGTCCTTCACGAACCTGCGATAGTatcctgccaaacccaagaaacttttGATCTCAGCTATATTCTTCGGAGCCTCCCAATTAGAcaccgcctcaatcttgctaggatcaacAGCTACACCCTCTTTAGAAATGATATGGCCCACAAAAGCCACATTCTCTAACCATAATTCACATTTAGACAACTTGGCATACAATTGGTTGTCGCGTAGAGTTTGCAACACCAATCGTAagtgctcctcgtgctcctccttagtcttggaatagactaagatgtcgtttataaacaccaccacgaactgatCCAACTACTAGCTAAAAACCCGGTTTATCAGATCCATAAACACCGatggcgcattagtcaacccaaacggtATCACCACAtattcatagtgaccataccgcgaacgaaaagctgtctttggtatgtcttcatcccgaatcctcaaCTGATGGTACCCAGACTAATCTTCGAAAAAACACCAGCTCCACTGAAATGGTCAAAAAGATCATTTATCCTCggtaaaggatacttattcttcactatAACAtagttcagctccctgtagtcgatacacagccttaaactcccatccttcttcttcacaaacagaactggcgcACCCtaaggcgatacactaggtctaatgtaccccttgtcTAGCAATTCATTCAACTGTTTCTttaactcctccaactccttaggacccatacgatacTGGGCCTTAGAGATCGGTCCCGTCCCTAACTTTAACTTCACTCTGAAATTGATATCACTCTGCAGCGATAATCCCGGTATCTCATCCGGGAAAACATCTTGAAATTCTCTTACCACTAGTATCTTAGCTGCTGTCAGCTCTACCATGCAAGTATCTTTCATATGGCAAAGTATcataggacaccccttcctcaagtaAGACGTCAATGTCACTGTTTCAATCACATTGACTTTGTGTTTGTAAACAAACCTACGATAAGACACTCTAACAcgcttaggacctctcaaagatactttcttttggtgacagtaTATTCTAGCTTTATACATCCCCAACCAGACCATCCCgaatatcatctcaaaaccatccataggaaactgaAATAAGTTAACTGGAAGATCAGCTTGTCCAATAACCATTGATACCCCTTTATCCAATTTCCCACACGACACTGACTCCCCAGGcggtataaaaacttcatctTTTACATACACAAACTTCCCCGAACCCATAGACTTAGCATGACTtgacgatacaaaagagtgtgacgccTCGGAATCAAATCAAAAAGAATTAGGAACGttgttaacaagaaatgtaccggtgatcaCTTGCGCATCATCCTTCGCAgcctgcttatccatcatgaaaagTTTACCACTGTTCTTCTGGCCTCCTCCTTTCACCGTACTAGCTGATGCAGTAGACTTGGTAGTTGATGCCTGATTGGCATTAACCACCGAACGCTGATAGGAACTACCCCCATTGTGGTTGAAACCACCATTATTATTGCTCTATGCACCTTGGTTGTTCCACGACCCAATTGGCCGATTACTTGCATAACTCTACGTCGGTCCTTCAGAAAAGTTACCCTGAGACTGTCTCTGAAAGCCTCTCCTAGCAGCACTAGTACACTCATACCTCTTGTGGCCAACACTGCCACAGTTAAAATATGCGATACTCTAGTTGCCGCTACCACTGCGACCACCACGGCCAAAAGAAGATCCTCCACTGAATCCCAACCCAGAAGAATAAGCCTTCGACTGATTGTGGTTACCACGCTTGTAACCAGATTTATTACCGccatcactctcagccttcctcttctccgAGCTCTTCTCCCTAGTTTCCTTGGCCATTTCGACCAACCTTTTAGCCCGTCCAGCTCTCCCGTAGACCTCCTTCACATCGGTAAGAGTCCCCGCCGATAGTTTTTGCATGATCTGGTAACTTAGCCCTTTCTCAAATCGAAGTTCTAAGTTCACCGAATTTagtcccatatcctcagcatacctcgacttctcattgaacttatGGTAGTACTCTGTCATGGTCAAGTCCCCAGTCATCTTAAAAGAATCAAACTCATCCCGCATCTTGCTGCGAACATGCTTTGGAACAAACTCATTTCTCATAGCTCTTTTGAACTCGGACCACGGGATTGCGGTCTTACCCTACCTCAGATAGATGTCCAAAGGATTATctttaaccttatcccaccactctccggcTGAGTCCCTTAGGTAGAACGGAACCTATTTTACCTTAAACTCCTCTGGAAAATGCACCACCccaaggatattctccatctcacgatgccagttgtcgagCAGAATCGGCACGTATGTTCCCACTAAGGCAGTGGGGTTGAAAAGAGATATGGTAGTACTCATCTTGGAGAAATCTACCCTAGTCTCTGTATCTTTCCTCTTCCTCTTGAGGGTCTCATTGAGCGCAGCTTGGTGCTCAAGCATTTTGGCGATACCCTCAATGCTCATCTCTTGAGCCTTAACATACGCGgctgatctctttggcggcatatctttgagctataaaaagggagataaacgtaagcacatagcctacggctcaaagaaATTATGATTTGCACAAAgacatactcgatcaagtacttacacatactcgatcgagtaggagtcactcaatcgagtaacctactcactcggtcgagtaccccaaCTCCAGAAGCTGTCCAGAACTGACATAAAACCTAATCGGTCGAGTACCAaaacgtactcggtcgagtacacgacactcgatcgagtactccccttactcggtcgagtaactcgACTCTAGTAGCTACTGCCCATCACGTAaattacccactcgatcgagtcatgcctactcgatcgagtccaccctactCAATCGAGTCCCCCCTACTTGGACGAGTCATGCTCACGAATTACACTACCTGCATCTTTACCTACTATAACGTTTAGTGCATATCATTcaacatatatgtatatacaACATCACAttctcctattcacatgttactaatataaCTAAACATTATAAAATTCACCATCCATTACTTAAACATACTCTTAACATgaaattcatattcttatgcaaacAAATACTTTACCTTTTCGAACCAAGTCATCCACTTCAACTACACGCTTCATCCAATGCATACATttcataacaacaataacaagtagcgctcccatgacaccccatagtgaccggttcaacgATACAAGGGaaagatcgcgactttaggacgtcttccaagcctttgcattagctcctaaaaactcctatccgggttcattttaattgactctctacattcattaGGTTCACTGGTTACAgtttccaaaatcatcgctctgataccactttgtaacaccctcatacacaaaggtgccttaccaaggccacCCTAGCACATagaaatgctaccatctcagttacccgaggtaTACTAATCAAaggagaccataaagaaacatacttcaAGTTTAAAAGATAAATATGCGTACAACTTAAACCAGCACtggaaatataaaatacaatcGTCTCAAACTGGAATCCAATACTGAAATAAAACCGTCATATACTATCAGCAGAAGACTAAAAGACTGGACTAGTGATGACTctatccccagctagatcccgcgcATACTCCATAGAAATACCTACTAATTAACTGCTCACCTTCCCCGAATGGATCcccatagttttcaaaacatttaaacggggtcagttactgaataatcaaaataaGCAATACAACAACATCCAATTACACAagcaccaatcacctgactacacactaaagtgtgcagccctgccagaatacccatcgcattAGGTATTCCACTCTGCCAGTGGGGACCACAGCcttgccacctaagccccgctcaaaaccgtagagcgaataacccatgtccattaatgtgcacatcccccttgtgacgggaatgAGAAGGGGCAAATCAAGAGCATGAAGCCAAtcccgaaaatgactccactcagccgaggcggcacctcgcgaaccacatagAATTATAACCAAAACACAATACTGAAAATCATGCTTATTACCAAGAAATACAATTATTACCACAATGATAACCATGTAATTCATCCATCACAttaacttaaatcaattatacagtaactgagtagcgaaaaccctacctgaaatggaaTCACTAACAACAATAACAGCagatcaaaaagcctcctctacgaaatcGCGTCCTATAACAATAATGCATACAATTAGAATCCACAACAACGATTATACCAAAAATCCCCCAAAATATCCAAATTAGGGCTTAGACCAATCTACTGTACTGACATAAAAATTTATACAAGTGACTTACCCAAACGATGACGAACACAAGGGTATAATGATctcagaaatccgacaaccctagccttgatttgatagcaaaaAGAGGAGAGAATTGAACGTCGTAGagttttcttgtgaaaacttTAGACAATAAAGGTATAAGTGACAAAGACTATCGATTAAAACTTTAAATACCTCTCCACGTTTACTATCAAACCCGGCCGAAAAATCCGTAAAACCcgagctacttgatcgagtatctaacgtactcgatcgagtaactcctactcgatcgagttgcccctgctcgatcgagtacattgaaATCACAATGTACTCCAGAATCCGTAAACAATTTACTCGACAGAttaagtcctactcgatagagtacccaacagctcaaatACCTAAGGTATTACagaccttcccattctgcatcaaaacataacccaacccattcttcaaagcatcagtataaacctcaaagttctcactacCGTCAGGTAAAGCTAGAATGGGAGCTttagtcaaacgctcctttaatgttagGAACTCCGTcacacaactctcatcccaacaaaatctggtctctttcctcatcaaagctgtcataggtctagcgatCTTACAGAAATCATTCACGAACCTCTTGTAGTAGcccgctaaacccaagaaactcccgatctcagcaacattcttcggttcTTCCTAGCTTGACACCGCCTCGATCTTATTAGGATCCACCAATACAACATCTTTTgaaatcacatgacccagaaaagccaccaattccaaccagaactcacacttggataacttagcATATAACTGATTATTTTGAAAGGTCTGCAGTACCAACCTCGTGTTCTTCCatagtcttagaatagaccaagatatcatcaatgaaaaccaccacaaacctatccagaAACGGGCTGAGAATTCTGTTCATAAGACCCATGAACACCGCAGGTGCatgtcaacccaaaaggcatcactacatactcatagtgaccataccgcgaTCGAAAacctgtcttaggaatatcctcatctacaATCCTCAATTGGTGTTAACCCGACCACATATCAATCTTGGAGAACACCACAGCTCTACTCAACTGGttaaaaagatcatcaatccttggcaaaggatacctgtgCTTCACGGTAGCATGGTTTAGCTCTTTgtaatcgatgcacaacctcattCTACCGTCCTTCtctttcacaaaaagaactgcTCACCTCAAAgcgatacactaggtcgaatGTATCCCTTATCCAACAACTCGTTCAGCTGTTTCTTTAATTCCTCCAATTCCTTTGGTCCCGTACGGTATGGAGCCTTAGATATAGGTCCCGTCCCCGGTTTAAGTTCAACACTGAAGTCAATGTACCTCCTATATAAGGGGTGTTGAATCCGTCATTTAGGATACACTTCATGAAAGGAttcaataaccctctaattaaactctttaattatatATCTAAATTACTATTTTAATTAGATGTTGATCTAGTACATGCATAACATTAATAAATCAAAGATTGAGAAGAATGCTCCTTACATTGCGGAAATTGGATTAGGGCACAAGTAACAACACCTTTctatacttgttcttgagctcaaagtaAATGGATGATCCCCTTAGTCTCAATAGTGtaagaacctcctttcaattgcaccaagactaccccttaaaactattaattaattaactagattatcttagtagttaaccttaaaatataatctattATTATCAATGTTACTACCTTAGTAAACTTATAAGagtattagatctagaacaattttattctaaaacttattttttagagagtttttccttTAGAGAGAATATAGAGAATATTATAGAAAGactaaagaaaaaaataaaaatgagaAGTCCTCATAATGGAGGGAGTGGCCGGGTAGCATGCTccaaaggagccaatgcatggccttctcacttttcctttttctcttatcaaagtcTAATAGGGTAAAGGCTAATCAAGTAGGATTATGATTATgttctatttaaaataaaataacaaaacaTAATCTCCCACTAACCACCCATAAAAAACGGTCTATTACATAAAATggatttccattttatttttgccaATTGTCTTATGTCACACATTGTGAAATATGGTATGTCGTTAGACACCTACCATGTTATTTAtacaatttaatgcatatttaacaacttaaatatcattacttaaataaataagttacacttgacaaattaactagtaattcataattacaagtatataaaatgggttatgttaatataatctaaaatcctttgtaattataattatccattctctcttaattgtttcataaacaaatttttagtaatataaccttttaattactaaaacgaatcttatttaatcgaattacaataagatatattaTCTCACTCGtaaatgtaaattgttcaattttaaggaattaattaatctgtatcaatataaaattaattaatttatctattaagggaatcgtcctttacgtgtgaccttaagggatcaactgatcaccaccgtcaaccgacagtaatgtcaaactctagtcagccgatcattaccaa is a genomic window containing:
- the LOC141631788 gene encoding uncharacterized protein LOC141631788; protein product: MGSGKFVYVKDEVFIPPGESVSCGKLDKGVSMVIGQADLPVNLFQFPMDGFEMIFGMVWLGMYKARIYCHQKKVSLRGPKRVRVSYRRFVYKHKVNVIETVTLTSYLRKGCPMILCHMKDTCMVELTAAKILVVREFQDVFPDEIPGLSLQSDINFRVKLKLGTGPISKAQYRMGPKELEELKKQLNELLDKGELNYVIVKNKYPLPRINDLFDHFSGAGVFSKISLENVAFVGHIISKEGVAVDPSKIEAVSNWEAPKNIAEIKSFLGLAGYYRRFVKDFSKFARPMTTLMRKENRFRWDESYETVFQTLKERLTTAQVLALPEGSENFEIWRYYLYGATFKVFSDHRSLKYIYTQKELHMRHRRWRELIGDYDMDIIYHEGKDSRGDLTVEPGLYVDIRRKHALDPKIQEWRAGIEKGMVSRYSIHCDGSVQFDGRWCVPKDEEMKKIIMTEAHCTPYSVHIQRVKGEQRRPQGKIQSLEIPECKWESLYMDFIMGLPRTQQAAGEVNEEATGNVGRQPTTRNCALPFLPDNVKMLSYQARGAQRSSLLRDGGSNELGEGEREPPSLSQREYVQEWAKVKQGAS